One Schistocerca cancellata isolate TAMUIC-IGC-003103 chromosome 1, iqSchCanc2.1, whole genome shotgun sequence genomic region harbors:
- the LOC126169793 gene encoding ras-related protein Rab-1A: MSTMNPEYDYLFKLLLIGDSGVGKSCLLLRFADDTYTESYISTIGVDFKIRTIDLDGKTIKLQIWDTAGQERFRTITSSYYRGAHGIIVVYDCTDQESFNNVKQWLEEIDRYACDNVNKLLVGNKSDLHAKKVVDYTTAKEYADQLGIPFLETSAKNATNVEQAFMTMAAEIKNRVGPPSSAADTANKVKIDQGRPIETAKSGCC; this comes from the exons ATGTCCACGATGAACCCCGAATA TGACTACCTTTTCAAGCTTCTGCTCATTGGTGATTCTGGTGTTGGCAAATCTTGTCTTCTGCTGAGATTTGCG GATGATACGTACACGGAAAGCTATATTAGCACTATAGGTGTAGATTTT AAAATAAGAACAATTGATCTGGATGGGAAGACTATAAAACTACAAATT TGGGATACTGCTGGTCAAGAGAGGTTTCGCACAATTACGTCAAGTTATTATCGAGGTGCTCATGGAATTATTGTGGTTTATGATTGCACTGACCAAGAGTCATTCAATAACGTTAAACAATGGCTGGAAGAAATTGATCGCTATGCTTGTGACAATGTAAATAAATTACTTGTAGGAAACAAAAGTGACTTGCATGCCAAAAAGGTTGTTGATTATACTACTGCTAAG GAATATGCAGATCAGCTAGGAATTCCATTCCTTGAAACTTCTGCGAAGAATGCTACGAATGTTGAGCAAGCATTCATGACTATGGCAGCAGAAATAAAGAACCGTGTAGGACCTCCATCATCAGCTGCTGACACGGCCAATAAAGTTAAAATTGACCAGGGTCGTCCAATTGAAACGGCAAAGTCTGGATGTTGCTGA